CTTGGCGGCAGCAGCGTGTTAAACTACATGATCGCCACTAGAGGCGGCGCCGAGGATTACGATCGCTGGGCTAAAATGGGGAACGAAGGCTGGGCTTACAAGGATGTTCTCAAATACTTCAAAAAACTCGAAACGATCGATATTCCAAAGCAGGAGTCGGATATTGCGTACCGCGGAACTAAAGGACCAGTGCACGTCTCTTCTTCGACATACCGCACGCCGTTGGCGGGAGCATTCTTACGTGCCGGCCAGGAGCTGGAATATCCGATAGTGGATTACAATGGGAAGAACCTGATCGGATTCTCGCACCTACAAAGCACGATCATGAACGGCACTCGCATGAGCAGCAATAGAGCGTATTTGCAACCAGTTCGCCATCGCAAGAATCTACATGTGAGCCTTGAGAGTACGGCGAGTAAAGTGCTAATCGACCGTCGCGCGAATCGAGCGATTGGCGTGGAATTCACGAAACACGGTCAGCTTATTTCCGTCTTTGCAAGCAAGGAAGTGATTTTGTGCGCGGGTACCATCATGTCGCCTAAGCTGTTGATGCTATCCGGCATCGGACCTTCCAAACATCTCACTGATCTCGGGATCGATGTTATTTACGATGCACCGTCTGTTGGTGAAAACTTAATGGATCATGTAGCTTACGGCGGTCTGACGTGGTTGGTGAAGAAAGAATTAACGGGTATACGATTTCAAGATATGATAAATCCCGCTAATCGatatatttcagatttttttatgaaacgaTCGGGGCCACTTACAATTCCGGGTGCGTGCGAAGCACTCGCGTTCATCGACACGAAGCAGCCAAAAGAACGCAGTGGCTTACCGGATATTGAATTCATGTTTTTTAGCGGTATATTTAAAGGTGATTTTGTTGTGCCTGTTGTAATGGGTTTGAATAATAAAGTGTACGATATATGGCGTAAATACATTGGTAAACATGGTTGGTCCATATTACCGATGTTGTTGAAACCGAAAAGTCGTGGACGGATAAGATTGCTAGCTAATGACATCAATGTTAAGCCGGAGATCACGCCAAATTACTTCGACGATCCCGAGGACGTCGAAACGATGATTGCCGGTATTAGGAATGCGATAAGCGTCGGTCAGACAGAGGCGATGCAGGCGTTCGGTTCGGAATTATTAAACGACACTCTTCCGGGATGCGAGAAGTACGAATACGATTCTTACGCTTACTGGGAGTGTGCGGTGAGAACATTGTCGTGCACAATCTATCACTACTCCGGGACTTGTAAAATGGGGCCACGAGGAGACGCCACTGCTGTTGTCGATCCGAAATTAAAGGTAGcgtttgttgaaaattaaaattaaaattattataagaaattcgaTACTGTGCTGTAatttatatcgaaataatttatgaatttttaaatgtgcaattttttgCAGGTGATCGGTGTTCAAGGACTGAGGATAGCAGACGCATCTATCATACCCGAGATTATATCGGGGCACCCAAATTTACCCGTTTTTATGATCGCCGAGAAAGCGGCAGATATGATCAAGGAAGAATGGggatatttaaagaaatgacaATCTTGAtgtttcacaaaataaaattcacctgtttttttcattaatttttgaagttagatataaatattattatataagtgCGATTTAGTTGCAAACCTTGAAATACAATGCAGAAATATTGTTAAACTGAGAAATTTACAGCTGAAACTTGAAcgtttagaaataaaattttttaaacataagaaatcaaatttttaataatcatttttagtttagttttttatatttctttctattaatGATTCGGagacgttttttattttactaattaaaaacGTGTTACACTTTTGACGACAAAAATTTAGGTctttacattgaaaaaaaaaaaaaacatatgtgATCAAAAGacaattcttttaattgtactgcaaattgtaatttaatgtttctttctATGTGTGTGCAGATATATGTTCATGTATACAATGCATCCTTATTTCGGTATCAACGTGCGTAAATGGCAGATGGCGCCGCAAATACCACCCGATGTTCAATCTTACCTAGCCCTATCCATTCCCGGCCGCGCCGCGCTGTCGGCCAACGAGGATGCTCAGTATAAAACTACCCCCGGAACTGGCGTTATCGCAGCACGCGGCAGTATGCGGGTACTTCTCGCGATTCGGCCAGTTGCCGCTAGTAACTTTATCAACAAAGTTTTCTGAAAGTGCGACTTCCAACAGCAAGAGCTAAATTTTcaccaaattaattaattgcaaattggcaaacaaaattttttaatttcgatcCGCCGTGATCATTTTCACGTGTTGTATGTGTGCGACGGTAAAGTTACATTTCAGCGATTGATGACGCGAAACAAAGCACATGGAATTgtcttctataaaaaattatattgcaatcaAACGACAATAGTTTCATTTAAGAAAACGACTTGTTATTTCGGCAAAAAAGATAGACGAAATATTcgtataaaactttaaatttaattgtttggCGGTAAGCGGCTGAATATATGAAACGTGAAGCATGacattacttattaaaaatagttgcAATTTCACGTCATTTAAATATTCGATTAATGTGTTCAATgtctttcaatttaatttaattatcgtatttttttaaatttagcatAAAATCGTGGAATTTCTGTGGTTTGCTACCATATGGAACTGAAAAAGtagactaaaaataaaaagataagaagattataataattattagatcaagtagaataataatattttaacaaagcaAAATGATActctatttaaatataaaagcataCTCGGCACAATTCAGATGTGCTTGCTGTAATTATTCCGTGAAAGCTACTATTTGAATGACGGAGAGATCAACGGTAATTCGTGTGAATTTCAGTTTGCCAAGCTTAAGCGTGTAAAAATGAACCAGTATTAACATGCTTacgttaaattatatattttaaaattaattattaaatttttacattttttttatatatgtcgAAATACGCTCGATCAAAATTCTTAGCGAAACGTAAAGTTAATTTGATctgattatttgataaaaaattaggaAGTGTCCAATTTAGCGCGTTTTAATATGCaaacaaatgaataaatgattagagagttgtaattttatttgcagttttaacgTAAACAAAAAATCAAACTCAGAAAGTGAAG
The window above is part of the Linepithema humile isolate Giens D197 chromosome 8, Lhum_UNIL_v1.0, whole genome shotgun sequence genome. Proteins encoded here:
- the LOC137001499 gene encoding glucose dehydrogenase [FAD, quinone]-like isoform X1 translates to MSDRVFLSRIITVFAVIVLLNGQELLQNSAERWNLRDLIQLGIDSFDFLQQNQHFLNQQIQDTTPQSGTMYDFVIVGGGTAGATIAARLSEVSEAKVLLIETGYHENLLMDIPLPVYFLQLDDNINWKFRTKPSKKYCLGMIDNSCNWPRGKVLGGSSVLNYMIATRGGAEDYDRWAKMGNEGWAYKDVLKYFKKLETIDIPKQESDIAYRGTKGPVHVSSSTYRTPLAGAFLRAGQELEYPIVDYNGKNLIGFSHLQSTIMNGTRMSSNRAYLQPVRHRKNLHVSLESTASKVLIDRRANRAIGVEFTKHGQLISVFASKEVILCAGTIMSPKLLMLSGIGPSKHLTDLGIDVIYDAPSVGENLMDHVAYGGLTWLVKKELTGIRFQDMINPANRYISDFFMKRSGPLTIPGACEALAFIDTKQPKERSGLPDIEFMFFSGIFKGDFVVPVVMGLNNKVYDIWRKYIGKHGWSILPMLLKPKSRGRIRLLANDINVKPEITPNYFDDPEDVETMIAGIRNAISVGQTEAMQAFGSELLNDTLPGCEKYEYDSYAYWECAVRTLSCTIYHYSGTCKMGPRGDATAVVDPKLKVIGVQGLRIADASIIPEIISGHPNLPVFMIAEKAADMIKEEWGYLKK
- the LOC137001499 gene encoding glucose dehydrogenase [FAD, quinone]-like isoform X2 → MSDRVFLSRIITVFAVIVLLNGQELLQNSAERWNLRDLIQLGIDSFDFLQQNQHFLNQQIQDTTPQSGTMYDFVIVGGGTAGATIAARLSEVSEAKVLLIETGYHENLLMDIPLPVYFLQLDDNINWKFRTKPSKKYCLGMIDNSCNWPRGKVLGGSSVLNYMIATRGGAEDYDRWAKMGNEGWAYKDVLKYFKKLETIDIPKQESDIAYRGTKGPVHVSSSTYRTPLAGAFLRAGQELEYPIVDYNGKNLIGFSHLQSTIMNGTRMSSNRAYLQPVRHRKNLHVSLESTASKVLIDRRANRAIGVEFTKHGQLISVFASKEVILCAGTIMSPKLLMLSGIGPSKHLTDLGIDVIYDAPSVGENLMDHVAYGGLTWLVKKELTGIRFQDMINPANRYISDFFMKRSGPLTIPGACEALAFIDTKQPKERSGLPDIEFMFFSGIFKGDFVVPVVMGLNNKVYDIWRKYIGKHGWSILPMLLKPKSRGRIRLLANDINVKPEITPNYFDDPEDVETMIAGIRNAISVGQTEAMQAFGSELLNDTLPGCEKYEYDSYAYWECAVRTLSCTIYHYSGTCKMGPRGDATAVVDPKLKIYVHVYNASLFRYQRA